One window from the genome of Ananas comosus cultivar F153 linkage group 13, ASM154086v1, whole genome shotgun sequence encodes:
- the LOC109719041 gene encoding mini zinc finger protein 1-like, with the protein MGPKQEPKKPHSNGSAAAARKAEKVVRYRECRRNHAASIGGYAVDGCREFMAAGEEGTPAALRCAACSCHRSFHKREVDPPPDAATPCDCSSVSTHSRRS; encoded by the coding sequence atgGGTCCGAAGCAGGAGCCCAAGAAGCCTCACTCCAacggctcggcggcggcggcgcggaagGCGGAGAAGGTGGTGCGGTACCGGGAGTGCCGGCGGAACCACGCGGCGAGCATCGGCGGGTACGCGGTGGACGGCTGCCGCGAGTTCATGGCCGCCGGCGAGGAGGGCACCCCCGCCGCCCTCCGCTGCGCCGCCTGCAGCTGCCACCGCAGCTTCCACAAGCGCGAGGTCGACCCCCCGCCTGACGCCGCCACCCCCTGCGACTGCTCCTCCGTCTCCACCCATTCCCGCCGATCGTGA